The proteins below come from a single Methanobacterium petrolearium genomic window:
- a CDS encoding STAS domain-containing protein — MEITGKSVNGVEVVFVSGRLDAYNSNLVEGKFNEIIDSGKIQIVADLSGVDYISSSGLRVMLASLKKLNKMGGTLKLSGLQQYVLEVFEIAGFTPLFQIYDSQEDAIASF, encoded by the coding sequence ATGGAAATAACTGGAAAAAGTGTAAATGGTGTAGAAGTAGTATTTGTGAGTGGTCGGTTGGATGCCTATAACTCGAACCTGGTTGAAGGTAAGTTCAATGAAATCATTGACTCTGGCAAAATCCAAATAGTAGCTGATCTTTCTGGGGTGGACTATATCAGTAGTTCTGGTCTAAGAGTGATGTTAGCCTCCCTTAAAAAACTAAATAAAATGGGGGGCACCTTAAAATTATCCGGTTTACAACAGTATGTTCTGGAAGTCTTTGAAATCGCTGGTTTTACTCCACTCTTCCAGATTTATGATTCACAAGAGGACGCTATCGCCAGTTTTTAA
- a CDS encoding GNAT family N-acetyltransferase, translating into MPPGTTDKETLASLKVKAELRLLPIVLRAVRDVTSGYGLNESAVRDLELATEEACHNVIEHAYEPGEHGYYKVKIHREPTCFRVTIRDQGIPFNLQRLKEEKNSDIGVKLMRACTDEIKSKYLGKKGKVVELVKNFPFESVNELESPPNTLISPKEDLAPKSEMVDLRLMRPDETVSLARLIYRVYGYTYPHEEIYYPEKFASLIKSGLVTSCVAVNEQNEIVGHLGVFLETPDDHVGESALAAVDPCYRGRGLFPKMKKMMMKEVASKGILGLYSRAVTVHMASQKSNVEMGAKETGFVLAHSPPTAIFKKMKTEDVGIRRTVALFYVLVAPDQEQTVFLPYKHQYVLRKIYKHTGLKRVLKMANPDNVNLAFHSDIHSHILPEMASAFLRVNKYGTDFMDELKLHVQDLKKRKIELIVLDLPLKDPNTAILCPEIEKMRFFFSGLMPEYLDGDALRLQYLHSVNFDPGTVDVYSEFAKELFNYIVQEWETHSS; encoded by the coding sequence ATGCCCCCTGGAACTACAGATAAAGAGACACTTGCCTCATTAAAGGTAAAAGCAGAATTAAGATTACTTCCCATTGTTTTACGTGCAGTTAGAGATGTAACTTCAGGTTATGGGTTGAATGAATCTGCTGTGAGGGATTTAGAGCTGGCAACTGAAGAAGCATGCCATAATGTCATTGAACACGCCTATGAGCCCGGGGAACATGGATATTATAAGGTAAAAATTCACCGTGAACCTACTTGTTTTAGGGTCACGATACGAGATCAAGGCATACCCTTTAACCTTCAGCGACTTAAAGAAGAAAAAAACTCTGATATTGGGGTTAAACTCATGAGAGCTTGTACTGATGAGATCAAAAGCAAATATTTGGGGAAAAAAGGAAAGGTGGTAGAATTGGTTAAAAATTTCCCCTTTGAATCGGTTAATGAACTGGAATCTCCTCCAAATACACTTATATCCCCTAAAGAAGATCTGGCCCCTAAATCAGAAATGGTTGATTTACGTTTAATGCGTCCAGATGAAACAGTGTCCCTGGCCAGGTTAATATATCGTGTTTATGGTTACACCTATCCCCATGAAGAGATTTATTATCCTGAAAAATTCGCATCTCTAATAAAATCTGGACTGGTTACCTCCTGTGTTGCTGTAAACGAACAGAATGAAATTGTGGGTCATCTGGGGGTTTTCCTGGAAACTCCTGATGATCACGTAGGGGAATCTGCTCTGGCCGCGGTGGACCCCTGTTACCGTGGAAGGGGACTTTTCCCAAAAATGAAGAAGATGATGATGAAAGAAGTGGCATCTAAAGGCATTTTAGGCCTTTACAGTAGAGCTGTGACAGTTCATATGGCATCTCAAAAGTCAAATGTGGAAATGGGCGCCAAAGAGACTGGTTTTGTCTTGGCACATTCCCCGCCCACTGCAATCTTTAAAAAAATGAAAACTGAGGATGTGGGGATCCGCCGTACTGTAGCCCTCTTTTACGTGCTCGTGGCACCTGACCAGGAACAAACCGTCTTTTTACCATATAAACATCAATATGTACTCAGGAAAATCTACAAACACACTGGATTAAAAAGGGTTTTGAAAATGGCAAACCCTGATAATGTTAATTTAGCTTTTCATTCTGATATTCACTCACACATTTTACCAGAAATGGCTAGTGCTTTTTTAAGAGTTAACAAATATGGAACAGATTTCATGGATGAACTAAAACTTCATGTTCAGGATCTAAAAAAGAGAAAGATCGAACTAATAGTTCTGGATCTTCCACTAAAGGATCCTAACACCGCCATACTATGTCCTGAAATCGAAAAAATGAGATTTTTCTTCAGTGGTTTGATGCCAGAATATCTGGACGGTGACGCCCTACGTCTACAATACCTTCATAGTGTGAATTTTGATCCTGGAACCGTGGATGTGTACTCTGAATTTGCTAAAGAATTATTTAATTACATAGTACAGGAATGGGAAACCCACTCAAGTTAA